The Methanosphaera stadtmanae DSM 3091 genome includes a window with the following:
- the hypE gene encoding hydrogenase expression/formation protein HypE translates to MAYNDDKINMVHGAGGEVMQGMISDIILNNVSKTSVNGGIGLEALDDSATIPIDDEHVIVTTIDSHTVQPLFFPGGDIGRISAAGTLNDISVMGVKPLSLNNAMVISEGFERSDLEKIVKSMDETCQEVGAAIITGDTKVIDSDKLDGMIIATAGIGVGKKENIVSDAGLKVGNKVIITGSVGDHGMAIMSKREGFGYETELKSDVAPVWGMVEAAQKVGTITAMKDPTRGGIANALNEMANKANVGMRLDEERIPIKPEVEAVSDMLGIDPFEVANEGKIVMGVEAENAEDVLQAIQKTKYGKDAQIIGEVTDKKHVIMETIIGGERLIEPPIADPVPRVC, encoded by the coding sequence ATGGCATATAATGATGATAAAATAAACATGGTACATGGTGCTGGTGGAGAAGTCATGCAAGGTATGATTTCAGATATAATATTAAATAATGTCTCAAAAACTAGTGTAAATGGTGGAATAGGTTTGGAAGCATTAGATGATAGTGCAACAATACCTATTGATGATGAGCATGTTATAGTAACAACTATTGATAGTCATACAGTACAACCTTTATTTTTCCCTGGAGGAGATATTGGTAGAATATCAGCTGCAGGAACATTAAATGATATTTCTGTTATGGGAGTAAAACCATTATCTTTAAACAATGCAATGGTAATAAGTGAAGGTTTTGAACGTTCAGACTTAGAAAAAATTGTTAAATCCATGGATGAAACTTGTCAAGAAGTAGGTGCTGCAATTATTACAGGAGATACTAAGGTAATTGATAGTGACAAACTTGATGGAATGATAATAGCAACTGCAGGTATTGGAGTAGGTAAAAAAGAAAATATAGTATCTGATGCTGGTCTTAAAGTTGGAAACAAAGTTATCATCACTGGTAGTGTGGGTGACCATGGAATGGCAATAATGTCTAAAAGAGAAGGTTTTGGTTATGAAACAGAACTAAAATCTGATGTGGCACCAGTATGGGGTATGGTTGAAGCTGCTCAAAAAGTTGGAACAATTACAGCAATGAAAGATCCAACACGTGGTGGAATAGCCAATGCATTAAATGAAATGGCAAATAAGGCAAATGTGGGTATGAGGTTAGATGAGGAAAGAATTCCAATAAAACCTGAAGTAGAGGCTGTATCTGATATGTTGGGTATTGATCCATTTGAAGTAGCAAATGAAGGTAAAATTGTAATGGGTGTAGAAGCAGAAAATGCTGAAGATGTATTACAAGCTATACAAAAAACTAAATATGGAAAAGATGCCCAAATTATTGGTGAAGTTACAGATAAAAAACATGTAATAATGGAAACTATCATTGGTGGAGAAAGATTAATTGAACCTCCAATAGCAGATCCTGTACCAAGAGTATGTTAA
- a CDS encoding geranylgeranylglyceryl/heptaprenylglyceryl phosphate synthase — MNIENYLNETLKEHKLHFTLIDPDEQTPQEAVEIAKQAKKARSDAILVGGSITDQEDLNITVKSIKEEVDLPVILFPGNISGVSKYADALLFMSLLNSTNPYWITGAQALSAPSIKKMGIETIPMGYLIIEPGGTVGWVGDSKPIPRKKSDLAVAYALAAEFLGMRVIYLEAGSGADSHIPVDFIMKVKKLTNLMVIVGGGIKTAQDALEVKEAGADIIITGTVVEETDDTYKKIKELTDVIH, encoded by the coding sequence ATGAATATTGAGAATTATCTAAATGAAACATTAAAAGAACATAAATTACATTTCACTTTGATTGATCCTGATGAACAAACACCTCAAGAAGCAGTTGAAATAGCAAAACAGGCAAAAAAAGCACGAAGTGATGCAATACTTGTTGGTGGATCAATAACTGATCAGGAAGATTTAAATATTACAGTTAAATCTATTAAAGAAGAAGTGGATTTACCAGTTATATTATTCCCTGGAAATATAAGTGGTGTTAGTAAATATGCTGATGCTTTATTATTTATGAGTTTATTAAATTCTACAAATCCTTATTGGATTACAGGAGCTCAAGCTTTATCTGCTCCTTCAATTAAAAAAATGGGTATAGAAACAATACCTATGGGCTATTTAATAATAGAACCTGGAGGTACAGTTGGATGGGTTGGTGATTCAAAACCTATTCCACGTAAAAAATCTGATTTAGCAGTAGCATATGCACTTGCAGCTGAATTTTTAGGAATGAGAGTTATCTATCTAGAGGCTGGTTCTGGAGCAGATAGTCATATACCTGTAGATTTTATTATGAAAGTAAAAAAATTAACCAATTTAATGGTTATTGTAGGTGGAGGAATTAAAACAGCACAAGATGCTCTTGAAGTAAAAGAAGCAGGTGCTGATATAATAATTACAGGTACTGTTGTTGAGGAAACTGATGATACCTACAAAAAGATTAAGGAATTAACAGATGTGATACATTAG
- a CDS encoding nucleotidyltransferase family protein — MDAIITAAGRNSRMIADFRKKNKKPIHKLKLEINNKPILIHTIEKTLNSEVNQVIIALGHYKEEIYELLKEYNLNKIVKIKVNSNVDVGLSKTILNCLEDNLDENYIYLAGDQPTITTNTINNLINTLENSPNPKNTISILARRDIGKLDSAEGLGMPFACYGRLLYNYIKNENQNLNPILRRMIRDNVEFYGIKKENDLELKNINHYNDYLFVKNKIEK, encoded by the coding sequence ATGGATGCTATAATTACTGCAGCTGGTAGAAATTCCAGAATGATTGCTGATTTTAGAAAAAAAAATAAAAAACCTATTCATAAATTAAAATTAGAAATAAATAATAAACCAATACTTATACATACCATTGAAAAAACATTGAATTCAGAAGTTAACCAAGTTATAATTGCATTAGGGCATTATAAAGAGGAAATATATGAACTTCTTAAAGAATATAATCTAAATAAAATTGTGAAAATAAAGGTTAACAGTAATGTTGATGTTGGATTATCTAAAACTATTTTAAATTGTTTAGAAGATAATTTAGATGAAAATTACATTTATCTTGCAGGAGATCAGCCAACAATAACAACAAATACCATTAATAATTTAATAAATACATTAGAAAATAGTCCCAATCCCAAAAATACCATTAGTATTTTAGCAAGGAGAGACATTGGAAAATTAGATTCAGCTGAAGGTTTAGGTATGCCCTTTGCATGTTATGGTAGATTGTTGTATAATTATATTAAAAATGAGAATCAGAACTTAAATCCTATTTTACGTAGAATGATACGGGATAATGTTGAATTTTATGGAATAAAAAAAGAGAATGATCTTGAATTGAAAAATATTAATCATTATAATGATTATTTATTTGTTAAAAATAAAATAGAAAAATGA
- a CDS encoding Mur ligase family protein, producing the protein MKVSVVGLGVEGQKATISLLKRGYDVYSSDINRNINLSLLEKEPLNTQKLDLEIGSHNLDKIYKSDLVSVSPSLFKKEICKNIIEREIFISDILTKHKQIKTIAVTGTNGKTTTTHMIYHILKNEGYKVAIGGNGGGGFSGYNELLLDTNENEYDYMIIEVCDMTLDFCNYVFDIDMVVVTNIGYDHMDVHKSIEHYTEEVGCFIENKVAILNYNDKNLQKIKNESRETYFFNTYKHELNLFGKFNLQNAEAARITCNKLGVLDENIINSLKTFESVEGRTIKINYNDNEIVSGKTDNVDALKAVLEEERFDILIIGTPRKYETCRYNILDYINNYKPDTLIIFPGLEDITYDYVQYLNNIGYTKDMIVLKNIDDILNFINTKKGYKIFVGGNGQEKITQITNILKEEKTFH; encoded by the coding sequence ATGAAAGTGAGTGTTGTAGGATTAGGTGTTGAGGGACAAAAAGCCACCATTTCTTTATTAAAACGAGGATATGATGTATATTCATCAGATATTAATAGGAACATAAATTTAAGTCTTTTAGAAAAAGAACCCTTAAATACTCAGAAGTTAGATTTAGAAATTGGAAGTCATAATCTAGATAAAATATATAAATCAGACCTTGTCTCAGTAAGTCCAAGTTTATTTAAAAAAGAGATTTGTAAAAATATAATAGAAAGGGAAATCTTTATTTCAGACATACTAACCAAACATAAACAAATTAAAACAATTGCAGTAACTGGAACTAATGGAAAAACAACAACCACACATATGATTTATCATATCTTAAAAAATGAAGGATATAAAGTGGCTATTGGTGGTAATGGTGGTGGTGGTTTTTCAGGATACAATGAATTACTACTTGATACTAATGAAAATGAATATGATTATATGATTATAGAAGTATGTGATATGACACTTGACTTTTGTAACTATGTGTTTGATATTGACATGGTAGTTGTAACTAATATTGGTTATGATCATATGGATGTTCATAAATCTATAGAACATTATACAGAAGAAGTTGGTTGTTTTATAGAAAATAAAGTAGCTATTCTAAATTATAATGATAAAAACCTTCAAAAAATTAAAAATGAAAGTAGGGAAACATACTTCTTTAATACATACAAACATGAACTAAATTTATTTGGTAAATTTAATCTACAAAATGCAGAAGCAGCACGCATAACATGTAATAAGTTAGGTGTATTAGATGAAAATATTATAAATTCCTTAAAAACATTTGAATCTGTTGAAGGTCGAACTATAAAAATCAACTATAATGATAATGAAATAGTTTCTGGAAAAACTGATAATGTAGATGCCCTAAAAGCTGTTCTTGAAGAAGAAAGATTTGATATTCTAATTATTGGTACACCACGTAAATATGAAACTTGTAGATATAATATTCTAGATTACATTAACAATTATAAACCTGATACTCTTATTATTTTCCCTGGACTTGAAGACATAACATATGATTATGTACAATACTTGAATAATATTGGTTATACTAAGGATATGATTGTACTTAAAAATATAGATGATATTCTAAACTTTATTAATACTAAAAAAGGATATAAAATATTCGTTGGTGGAAATGGACAGGAAAAAATAACTCAAATAACAAACATTCTAAAAGAAGAAAAAACATTCCATTAA
- a CDS encoding DUF169 domain-containing protein: MSQDKNKEYKEIGEKLKILLKLDKNPVAIKLFESIDEVDKILPKHEDKARHCQMVYEAASEGSSFYATLDEQECLVGASVLGLSDNKVKVASIETPMKAIAYAPLQKANFDVDVIILYTTVMQAFDFTTIYRQATGKRFEADFAATQALCSEAVVIPYQNKKPNMSLGCKGSRSSTGFKPDEVVIALTVEDAEEIMNYI, translated from the coding sequence ATGTCACAAGATAAAAATAAAGAATATAAGGAAATTGGAGAAAAATTAAAAATATTACTAAAATTAGATAAAAATCCTGTAGCAATAAAATTATTTGAATCAATAGATGAAGTAGATAAAATACTACCAAAACATGAAGATAAGGCAAGACATTGTCAAATGGTATATGAAGCAGCAAGTGAAGGTTCTTCCTTCTATGCAACATTAGATGAACAAGAATGTTTAGTAGGTGCTAGTGTACTAGGATTAAGTGATAATAAAGTAAAAGTAGCAAGTATAGAAACACCAATGAAAGCAATAGCATATGCACCACTACAAAAGGCTAATTTTGATGTGGATGTAATAATATTATATACTACAGTAATGCAAGCATTTGATTTTACAACGATATATAGACAAGCTACGGGAAAAAGATTTGAAGCAGATTTTGCTGCAACACAAGCTTTATGTTCAGAAGCAGTAGTAATACCATATCAAAATAAAAAACCAAATATGAGTTTAGGATGTAAAGGTTCAAGATCATCTACAGGTTTTAAACCTGATGAAGTAGTAATAGCATTAACAGTTGAAGATGCAGAAGAAATTATGAATTATATTTAA
- the hypD gene encoding hydrogenase formation protein HypD: MKNLTKDIIKKINEIKQPIKIMHVCGSHEHTIMYNGIRSMLPSEVQIVAGPGCPVCVVPSHEIDECVALAEQGVTVTIFGDMLRVPGTEKSLADAKAEGADVRIVYGIGNAVELAKEIDNDVVFMAAGFETTAPTTANELLNNPPENFSVLSSHRLIPPALDFLVHDEVELDGLIEPGHVCTIIGTKPFEFLSEDYGIPQAVAGFNPLDILYSIYLILKQKKEDNPRIQNEYKRAVREEGNIKAQKAMDEVFRVTTAEWRGFPEIPNSIYDLKKEFDDHNARVKYDMELPDSENVPQGCICGPILRGMARPEDCKLFRGECNPLHPIGACMVSKEGTCNIAYRYSKMDD, encoded by the coding sequence ATGAAGAATTTAACTAAAGATATAATTAAAAAAATAAATGAAATAAAACAGCCTATTAAAATTATGCATGTATGTGGTTCACATGAACATACAATTATGTACAATGGTATACGTTCGATGTTACCTTCTGAAGTTCAAATTGTTGCAGGTCCTGGATGTCCAGTATGTGTGGTACCTTCACATGAAATAGATGAATGTGTGGCATTAGCAGAACAAGGAGTAACAGTTACAATATTTGGGGATATGTTACGCGTACCAGGTACAGAAAAGTCATTAGCCGATGCTAAAGCAGAAGGTGCAGATGTAAGAATAGTATATGGTATTGGCAATGCAGTAGAATTAGCAAAAGAAATTGATAATGATGTTGTATTCATGGCAGCAGGATTTGAAACAACAGCACCAACAACAGCCAATGAATTATTAAATAATCCTCCTGAAAATTTTTCAGTACTTTCAAGTCATAGATTAATACCTCCTGCTTTAGATTTCTTAGTTCATGATGAAGTTGAATTAGATGGTTTAATAGAACCAGGTCATGTATGTACAATAATTGGAACAAAACCATTTGAATTTTTATCAGAAGATTATGGAATTCCACAAGCAGTAGCAGGATTTAATCCATTAGATATCTTGTATTCAATATACCTTATATTAAAACAGAAAAAAGAAGATAATCCTAGAATACAAAATGAATATAAACGAGCTGTAAGAGAAGAAGGTAATATAAAAGCTCAAAAAGCTATGGATGAAGTATTTAGAGTAACAACTGCTGAATGGAGAGGTTTCCCTGAAATACCAAATTCCATATATGATCTTAAAAAGGAATTTGATGATCATAATGCTAGAGTAAAATATGATATGGAACTTCCAGATTCTGAAAATGTTCCACAAGGATGTATCTGTGGACCAATACTAAGAGGTATGGCAAGACCAGAGGATTGTAAATTATTCCGTGGAGAATGTAATCCACTTCATCCAATAGGTGCATGTATGGTAAGTAAAGAAGGTACTTGTAATATAGCATATAGATACTCAAAAATGGATGATTAA
- a CDS encoding zinc ribbon domain-containing protein, which yields MFCRNCGTKLEDTDKFCFNCGNPTGNLVEQKAPAPQEVKEEPDVEEVIETPKVEKTTEEAPSEEIIEEPEVEEIIEEIPLDGEVVGEVTEDVPRETPEVEEVMETPKEVVTEKKSIDSKDDLDDLDEFLDLDDNFNYGDVVWEEVPDDDVLLDDVEEVESLEKEQKHVSNEKTAKDVTTDEEPKDANVDDFIEELTEQKDVSEVEKIIKPKETKSNIIEEDLESDSISSIKSSIADKFKIDDDSENTDLTKVISYEDKDEDLSIKSVKETQDDKKSDDDSDSIKSKFNKKLDDELEEFNTDLDENVNSLSSKIVSVLIILLILIIAVVVALSLIQIVGI from the coding sequence ATGTTTTGTAGAAATTGTGGAACAAAACTAGAGGATACTGATAAATTTTGTTTCAATTGTGGAAATCCAACAGGTAATTTAGTAGAACAAAAGGCACCAGCACCACAAGAAGTTAAAGAAGAACCTGATGTTGAAGAAGTTATAGAAACTCCTAAAGTAGAAAAAACTACTGAAGAAGCTCCTAGTGAAGAAATTATAGAAGAACCTGAAGTTGAAGAAATTATAGAAGAAATTCCATTGGATGGGGAAGTAGTTGGGGAAGTTACAGAAGATGTTCCTAGGGAAACTCCTGAAGTAGAAGAAGTTATGGAAACTCCTAAAGAAGTTGTAACTGAAAAAAAATCTATAGATTCAAAAGATGATTTAGACGACTTAGATGAATTTTTAGATTTAGATGATAACTTTAATTATGGAGATGTGGTATGGGAAGAAGTACCAGATGATGATGTATTGCTAGATGATGTTGAAGAAGTAGAATCACTTGAAAAAGAACAAAAACATGTATCTAATGAGAAAACAGCTAAAGATGTTACTACTGATGAAGAACCTAAAGATGCAAATGTTGACGATTTTATTGAAGAATTAACAGAACAAAAGGATGTATCTGAAGTTGAAAAGATAATAAAACCTAAAGAAACAAAATCTAATATTATTGAAGAGGATTTAGAATCTGATTCAATAAGTTCAATTAAATCTTCAATAGCAGATAAATTTAAAATTGATGATGATTCAGAAAATACTGATTTAACTAAAGTAATATCTTATGAAGATAAAGATGAAGATTTATCAATTAAATCAGTGAAAGAAACACAAGATGATAAAAAATCTGATGATGACTCTGATAGTATTAAATCCAAGTTTAATAAAAAATTAGATGATGAATTAGAAGAATTTAACACAGATTTAGATGAGAATGTTAACTCATTAAGTAGTAAGATTGTGTCTGTTTTAATAATATTATTAATTTTAATAATTGCAGTAGTTGTAGCTTTATCATTAATACAAATTGTAGGTATATAA
- a CDS encoding 30S ribosomal protein S8e, which yields MAIWQGSSLRKPSGARSRRNKNKRNAEFGRNPAETRIGDEVKKEIVARGNCTKTRATVAKRINVIDPKDNSSKNVEMLTVLENGANSHFVRRNIITKGAIVETEIGKAKITSRPGQKGIVNGVLIE from the coding sequence ATGGCAATATGGCAAGGAAGCTCTTTAAGAAAACCATCAGGAGCAAGATCAAGAAGAAATAAAAATAAAAGAAATGCTGAATTCGGAAGAAATCCAGCAGAAACAAGGATTGGAGACGAAGTTAAAAAAGAAATAGTAGCAAGAGGAAACTGTACCAAAACAAGAGCTACCGTAGCAAAAAGAATCAATGTTATTGATCCTAAAGACAACTCCAGTAAAAACGTTGAAATGTTAACAGTACTTGAAAATGGAGCTAACAGCCACTTTGTAAGAAGAAACATTATTACAAAAGGAGCTATTGTTGAAACAGAAATTGGTAAAGCAAAAATAACTTCCAGACCAGGTCAAAAAGGAATAGTTAATGGTGTATTAATCGAATGA
- a CDS encoding ABC1 kinase family protein produces MNILESKGNISRINEIIRILAKYGFESIAQKISNTHLRHISLDNDVSNDEYDLNTRIRLVLQELGTTFIKLGQTLSTYPDMVGFELAEELSKLQESAPITSYDEIRTIIEDEFSKPIDSIFDNFEIKPIASASIGQVHKATLNNKVVAVKVQHPNIQDTISKDIQIMRFIANRLDNNVTMAKAYNLPGIIDVFESDIYKELDYKFEAVNAIHINDLLCEDEVHIPKIYLDYSTNKVLVMEFLDGVSLNKVLMDSTDKYDKEKIAQIGTDSFVKQILVHGFYHADPHPGNIFVLEENIVAFVDFGMMGHLSADLRADLAKLFIFISEGDSKLLTKQLYYMGIIKNKNNFENIENEITHLLDKYYNSQFNDVSGVFKELMHEDLLNKYGLVIPRDLMMVIRTIIMIDDIGKSLVPSFNVTEALKPYALKMLLNNFKPKRILQRTNENIMDVQNLAKKLPDSLLNFFDVVDDGKIRVNLEYDEIERVIQLLSKTMDKIVIALITAAILVGSSLIMLTDHGTSIMGYPIIGFVGFVFSAILGVVLIFMILSKNY; encoded by the coding sequence ATGAATATTTTAGAGAGTAAAGGTAATATTTCAAGAATAAATGAAATAATAAGGATTTTAGCCAAGTATGGATTTGAAAGTATTGCTCAGAAAATAAGTAATACTCATCTAAGACACATATCTCTAGACAATGATGTTTCTAATGATGAATATGATTTAAATACACGTATTAGGCTTGTTTTACAAGAACTTGGAACTACCTTTATTAAATTAGGTCAAACATTGAGCACTTATCCTGATATGGTTGGTTTTGAATTAGCAGAGGAATTATCTAAATTACAAGAATCTGCTCCAATAACAAGTTATGATGAAATTAGAACAATTATTGAAGATGAGTTTTCAAAACCTATTGACTCTATTTTTGATAATTTTGAAATAAAACCAATAGCATCAGCAAGTATTGGTCAGGTACATAAAGCAACTCTAAATAATAAAGTTGTTGCTGTAAAAGTACAACATCCTAATATTCAAGATACTATTTCTAAAGATATTCAAATCATGCGTTTTATTGCTAATCGTCTTGATAATAACGTTACAATGGCTAAAGCATATAATTTACCTGGTATAATTGATGTTTTTGAATCAGATATATATAAAGAATTAGATTATAAATTTGAAGCTGTGAATGCTATTCATATTAATGACTTATTATGTGAAGATGAAGTGCATATACCTAAAATTTATTTAGATTATTCTACTAATAAAGTTTTAGTAATGGAATTTTTAGATGGGGTTAGTCTTAATAAGGTGTTGATGGATTCTACTGATAAATATGATAAAGAAAAAATTGCACAGATAGGCACTGATTCTTTTGTTAAACAAATTTTAGTTCATGGATTTTATCATGCAGATCCCCATCCTGGTAATATATTTGTTTTAGAGGAGAATATTGTAGCCTTTGTTGATTTTGGAATGATGGGCCATTTAAGTGCTGATTTAAGGGCTGATTTAGCAAAATTATTTATTTTCATATCTGAAGGTGATTCAAAACTACTAACTAAACAATTATATTATATGGGTATAATTAAAAATAAAAATAATTTTGAAAATATTGAAAATGAAATCACACATTTGTTAGATAAGTATTATAATTCACAGTTTAACGATGTTTCTGGTGTATTTAAAGAACTTATGCATGAAGATTTATTAAATAAGTATGGATTAGTCATACCAAGAGACTTGATGATGGTTATTAGAACGATAATTATGATTGATGATATAGGAAAATCACTAGTTCCATCATTTAATGTAACAGAGGCATTAAAACCATATGCATTGAAGATGTTATTAAATAATTTTAAACCTAAAAGAATACTACAACGTACAAATGAAAATATTATGGATGTTCAAAATTTAGCTAAAAAATTACCAGACTCTCTATTAAACTTTTTTGATGTTGTAGATGATGGTAAAATACGTGTAAATCTGGAGTATGATGAGATTGAAAGAGTAATTCAACTTCTATCAAAAACAATGGATAAAATAGTAATTGCTTTGATAACTGCTGCAATACTTGTAGGTTCATCTCTAATTATGTTAACAGATCATGGAACATCAATAATGGGATATCCTATTATAGGGTTTGTAGGTTTTGTATTCAGTGCAATACTTGGAGTAGTTTTAATTTTCATGATTCTAAGTAAAAATTACTAG
- a CDS encoding TldD/PmbA family protein, which yields MNQLLDTILDKVNKQVDHAEIYMERNESVDVDILNDKVNHAKEENVLGIGIRIIKNQRQGFAYTTNLNKIDETIKQAINNSKLNQIDENISIIDSNKKYTKIDGLYDKQLENVDLQEFIDYSKTLIDLVKEKKCNPTAGGCGVGINKVNLVNSNGVDVSEESTSCGASVSVNVADNDVVSSAYYYDIRHDKNIDLELIAEKSTKLALDSRNAKPTTTRNATVVLDHTATVSLLNTFFSALNSENKQRNRSKFKDELNKQVASSNFTLTDDGTIPGALCSSIADDEGTPTEKTTLIEDGILKNFIYDTYHANKDELDLSTTANAVRAGYKSTPTVGFTNLKLDFNDKLAISDITDGIIVDSVMGAHTANPITGDFSVEALNSFEIKKGSIENPIKKVMISGNIFDIMMDVKALEGDIRQIGSCITPKIVADNLRIIG from the coding sequence ATGAATCAATTACTTGACACAATATTGGATAAAGTGAATAAGCAAGTAGATCATGCAGAAATATACATGGAGAGAAATGAATCTGTGGATGTTGATATTCTAAATGATAAAGTAAATCATGCAAAGGAAGAAAATGTTCTTGGGATTGGTATAAGAATAATTAAAAATCAAAGACAAGGATTTGCATACACAACAAATCTAAATAAAATCGATGAAACAATAAAACAAGCAATTAATAATTCTAAATTGAATCAAATTGATGAAAACATAAGTATAATTGACAGTAATAAAAAATACACAAAAATCGATGGATTATATGATAAACAATTAGAAAATGTTGATTTACAGGAATTTATTGATTATTCAAAAACATTAATTGATCTTGTAAAGGAAAAAAAATGTAATCCTACTGCAGGAGGTTGTGGTGTTGGAATTAACAAAGTAAATCTTGTAAATTCTAATGGGGTTGATGTATCAGAAGAATCAACATCCTGTGGTGCATCAGTTTCAGTTAATGTAGCTGATAATGATGTGGTATCAAGTGCATATTATTATGATATTCGTCATGATAAAAATATAGATTTAGAATTAATAGCTGAAAAATCAACAAAATTGGCTTTAGATTCAAGAAATGCAAAACCAACAACAACACGAAATGCAACAGTAGTTTTAGATCATACAGCAACAGTATCATTATTAAATACTTTCTTTTCAGCATTAAATAGTGAAAATAAACAAAGAAATCGTTCAAAATTTAAAGATGAATTAAATAAACAAGTAGCTTCATCTAATTTTACATTAACAGATGATGGAACAATTCCTGGAGCATTATGCTCTTCAATAGCAGATGATGAGGGAACTCCAACAGAAAAAACAACATTAATAGAAGATGGTATTCTTAAAAATTTCATTTATGATACATATCATGCAAATAAGGATGAATTAGATCTATCAACAACAGCAAATGCAGTAAGGGCTGGTTATAAATCAACACCTACTGTAGGATTTACAAATCTAAAACTAGATTTCAATGATAAATTAGCAATATCTGATATTACAGATGGAATCATCGTGGATAGTGTTATGGGAGCTCATACAGCAAATCCAATAACTGGTGATTTTTCTGTGGAAGCATTGAATTCTTTCGAAATAAAAAAGGGTTCTATAGAAAATCCAATTAAAAAAGTAATGATTTCTGGAAATATTTTTGATATAATGATGGATGTTAAGGCATTGGAAGGGGATATTCGTCAAATAGGGTCATGTATAACTCCTAAAATTGTAGCAGATAACCTAAGAATAATAGGTTAA
- a CDS encoding 50S ribosomal protein L40e, whose amino-acid sequence MAKFEEAENRMFNIKICLKCNARNPATAKSCRKCGYTGLRFKAKEPRG is encoded by the coding sequence ATGGCAAAATTTGAAGAAGCTGAAAATAGAATGTTTAACATTAAAATTTGTTTAAAATGTAACGCAAGAAATCCTGCTACTGCAAAGTCCTGTAGGAAATGTGGATACACAGGTTTAAGATTTAAAGCAAAAGAACCAAGAGGATAA
- a CDS encoding DNA polymerase domain-containing protein: protein MSIPKKIEKQVTELLSSINQNLPQDMELELEGYYDRGFFVTKKRYAVICDGVITVKGLELVRRDWAAVAKNTQHEVLEAILKDASPNKAKKIVKNVIKRLNNGEVELEDLVIHTKLTKKPENYKQIAPHVIAAEKLELHGQTVTSGSIIRYIITKGKEPISRRAEPIEYIGNKTYDPEYYIQNQVLPATLRILEAIGYTEEQIMNNEIQTSLDSFF from the coding sequence ATGAGCATTCCAAAAAAAATTGAAAAACAGGTTACGGAGCTACTTAGCTCCATAAACCAAAATTTACCCCAAGACATGGAGCTTGAGTTAGAAGGCTATTATGACAGAGGATTCTTTGTAACCAAAAAAAGATATGCTGTCATATGTGATGGTGTTATTACTGTTAAAGGTTTAGAACTTGTTCGTCGTGATTGGGCAGCAGTAGCTAAAAATACCCAACATGAAGTATTAGAAGCTATTCTTAAGGATGCTTCACCAAATAAAGCAAAAAAAATTGTGAAAAATGTTATTAAAAGATTAAATAATGGTGAAGTTGAATTAGAAGATTTAGTTATCCATACTAAATTAACTAAAAAACCTGAAAACTATAAGCAAATTGCACCACATGTGATTGCTGCAGAAAAACTAGAGTTACATGGCCAAACAGTTACTAGTGGTTCTATTATTCGTTACATTATTACAAAAGGAAAAGAACCAATTAGTAGACGTGCAGAACCAATAGAATATATTGGAAATAAAACATATGATCCTGAGTATTACATTCAAAATCAAGTATTACCAGCTACTTTAAGAATACTAGAAGCTATAGGATACACTGAAGAACAGATTATGAACAATGAAATACAAACAAGTTTAGATAGTTTCTTCTAA